Proteins encoded together in one Verrucomicrobiia bacterium window:
- a CDS encoding DMT family transporter, whose amino-acid sequence MLPALLTTLLWSVSVVCATRSTRYLGSAVANLARLCLATILLAFWAYGFGKGLGGAGLWFFVFSGFIGFGLGDLALYEALPRIGSRLTLLLMQCLAAPIGALVEWLWLGTTLSVAQSIAGLVILAGVAVALAPGNHFHLDRKNLFGGTIFGVLAAIGQGGGAVLSRKAFQLADHAGQSIDGGTAAYQRILGGIGVAAVYFVWVRGRGRQGATGGRTEWSKAWPWVLVNTLGGPVLGVGCYQWALSTTPSGIVLPIVATLPLAVIPFAWRFEGDRPGIRSVIGGIIAVAGVIALTLVH is encoded by the coding sequence ATGTTGCCGGCGTTGCTCACGACTCTCCTCTGGTCTGTTTCCGTCGTTTGCGCGACGCGGTCCACCCGCTACCTGGGTAGCGCCGTCGCCAATCTCGCGCGTCTGTGCCTCGCTACAATTCTGCTCGCGTTCTGGGCGTACGGATTCGGGAAGGGACTCGGCGGCGCGGGACTCTGGTTCTTTGTTTTCAGCGGCTTCATCGGCTTCGGGTTGGGCGACCTTGCCTTGTATGAGGCGCTGCCGCGCATCGGCTCGCGCCTCACGCTGCTGCTCATGCAATGCCTCGCCGCGCCCATCGGCGCGTTGGTCGAATGGCTCTGGCTCGGGACGACGCTGAGTGTTGCGCAGAGCATCGCGGGTCTGGTCATTCTGGCCGGCGTTGCTGTAGCACTCGCGCCGGGAAACCATTTCCATCTCGACCGCAAGAATCTCTTCGGCGGAACGATCTTCGGCGTGCTCGCGGCCATCGGGCAGGGCGGGGGCGCCGTGCTAAGCCGCAAGGCGTTTCAGTTGGCAGACCACGCGGGCCAAAGCATCGACGGTGGCACAGCAGCGTATCAACGCATTCTTGGCGGTATCGGCGTCGCGGCTGTTTACTTTGTCTGGGTGCGTGGTCGTGGTCGGCAGGGAGCCACCGGTGGCCGCACAGAATGGAGCAAAGCCTGGCCGTGGGTGCTGGTGAACACGCTGGGCGGCCCGGTCCTCGGGGTGGGTTGTTATCAATGGGCTTTGTCAACAACACCGAGCGGAATCGTATTGCCCATCGTCGCCACGCTGCCGTTGGCGGTGATTCCGTTTGCGTGGCGGTTCGAGGGCGACCGCCCCGGTATACGATCCGTCATCGGTGGCATCATCGCGGTAGCCGGCGTGATCGCGTTGACCCTCGTTCACTAA
- a CDS encoding PEP-CTERM sorting domain-containing protein, whose amino-acid sequence MSHINRYSVFVFVSVVVLSLALTATPARAATTTFDQISWGDGIGGYQDQFSQWGQASVDFSIADAGSLAPFGSGYAGWVNIVTSVPGGANNNWAVENMPVVFNSAGDLDGDLPFTYDFNLGQTDGIAVGSLSYSLTLTAAPLSLQPSGSLTSAGVAGLTKVEGTTTSPGLEGSPASQFAQNTVGMAASVASALSSLSISNGAIRTSQTNIAVVTEQLNGCAPGAAARSIKYLQQMYPSLNVTQNAQQVYGTLTNYMNSFTGPASTNGGGTAVANFVSGKNLYFATNGLAIAPTVVTTNFGQVISALNSTGDVEIGVSWAGGGGHCVFVTGVTTLYTNGAPYRYVVNIIQDPNQGGNSVTNETDQYVFDTNGNMLNKGGGSLNSFRIELATVPEPSTIVLSALGLGAIGFSLSRRSRQRRWS is encoded by the coding sequence ATGAGTCACATTAATCGCTATTCGGTTTTCGTCTTTGTCAGTGTCGTTGTTCTTTCGCTAGCGCTGACCGCTACGCCAGCCCGCGCTGCGACCACAACGTTCGACCAGATTTCCTGGGGCGATGGTATCGGAGGGTACCAGGACCAATTCTCCCAGTGGGGGCAGGCCAGTGTGGATTTCTCCATAGCCGATGCCGGCTCGCTGGCACCGTTCGGATCCGGGTACGCGGGCTGGGTGAACATCGTTACGTCGGTGCCCGGCGGGGCCAACAATAACTGGGCGGTGGAGAATATGCCGGTGGTGTTCAACAGCGCCGGTGATCTTGATGGCGATCTGCCGTTCACGTATGATTTCAATCTCGGCCAAACGGATGGCATTGCTGTAGGCAGCCTGTCTTACTCTCTCACCCTCACGGCTGCGCCGTTATCACTCCAACCCAGCGGGTCGCTCACGAGCGCCGGCGTGGCTGGCCTGACCAAGGTCGAGGGAACGACGACCAGCCCGGGGCTGGAAGGCAGCCCAGCGAGCCAGTTCGCACAAAATACGGTTGGCATGGCGGCCTCCGTCGCCAGTGCCCTTAGCAGCCTCAGCATTAGCAACGGGGCCATTCGGACTTCCCAGACGAACATCGCTGTGGTGACAGAGCAACTCAATGGTTGCGCGCCCGGGGCCGCCGCGCGTTCGATCAAGTATCTGCAGCAGATGTATCCCTCTCTCAATGTCACCCAGAATGCGCAGCAGGTGTACGGGACTTTGACGAACTACATGAACAGTTTCACTGGACCGGCCAGCACCAATGGCGGCGGCACCGCGGTTGCCAACTTCGTGTCCGGCAAGAATTTGTACTTCGCGACGAACGGGCTGGCGATCGCGCCCACCGTGGTCACGACGAACTTCGGCCAGGTGATTAGCGCGCTGAACTCAACGGGAGACGTCGAGATCGGCGTCAGTTGGGCCGGCGGCGGTGGTCACTGCGTGTTTGTCACCGGCGTGACCACGCTCTACACAAACGGCGCGCCGTACCGCTACGTGGTAAACATCATTCAGGATCCCAATCAGGGCGGTAACTCGGTGACCAACGAGACGGACCAGTACGTCTTCGACACGAACGGCAACATGCTGAACAAGGGCGGCGGCAGCCTCAACAGTTTCCGCATCGAGTTGGCGACGGTTCCAGAACCGTCCACCATCGTGTTGTCGGCGCTGGGTCTGGGGGCGATCGGGTTCTCGCTGTCCAGGCGATCACGTCAACGCCGGTGGTCGTGA